A window of Thermosynechococcus sp. NK55a contains these coding sequences:
- a CDS encoding branched-chain amino acid transaminase, with the protein MSDFLPYAYLKGQFVPFEEAKISVATHALHYGTAALGGLRGLPNPANSKEILLFRLEDHCRRLSRSAHYLGYELPTSDIKARIIEWVQKNQPSVPFYIRPLVYTSGLGIAPRLHDIEKDFLIYGMPLGDYLSATGVTCRISSWQRQCDRSFPLRGKLTTSYIVSALAKTEAVSSGFDEAILLNAQGKVCEASGMNLFLVRDGQLITPSVDQDILEGITRRSVIELAQAAGVKVMERPVDRTELLIADEVFLTGTAARIVPVSRIETYTLPSDRPLTLQLQKQLQAIVEGREPQYRHWIDVIPL; encoded by the coding sequence ATGAGTGATTTTCTTCCCTATGCCTACCTCAAGGGTCAATTTGTGCCCTTTGAAGAAGCCAAAATTTCCGTGGCCACCCATGCCCTCCACTATGGAACAGCCGCTTTAGGCGGCTTGCGTGGTCTTCCCAATCCTGCCAATTCAAAGGAAATTCTCCTTTTCCGTCTTGAGGATCACTGTCGGCGCCTCAGTCGCAGTGCCCATTATCTGGGCTATGAATTGCCAACCAGTGACATTAAAGCAAGAATCATTGAGTGGGTGCAGAAAAATCAGCCCAGCGTGCCTTTCTATATTCGGCCCTTGGTTTATACCTCCGGGTTAGGAATTGCACCCCGGCTCCACGATATTGAAAAGGATTTTCTGATTTACGGCATGCCCCTTGGGGATTATCTTTCAGCCACTGGTGTTACCTGTCGTATTAGCTCCTGGCAGCGGCAGTGCGATCGCTCCTTTCCCCTCCGGGGCAAGCTCACCACCTCCTACATTGTCTCCGCCTTGGCCAAGACAGAAGCGGTTTCCTCGGGCTTTGATGAGGCGATTCTCCTCAACGCTCAAGGAAAAGTCTGTGAAGCGTCGGGGATGAATCTCTTCTTGGTGCGGGATGGACAACTGATTACGCCGAGCGTGGATCAGGATATTCTTGAGGGCATCACCCGCCGCAGTGTCATTGAACTGGCGCAAGCAGCTGGGGTCAAGGTGATGGAGCGACCCGTGGATCGCACGGAACTGTTGATTGCGGATGAGGTCTTTTTAACCGGCACGGCTGCGCGAATTGTGCCCGTCAGTCGTATTGAGACCTACACTCTGCCTAGCGATCGCCCCCTGACACTCCAACTGCAAAAACAATTACAGGCGATCGTTGAAGGCCGAGAGCCGCAGTATCGCCATTGGATTGATGTCATTCCGCTCTAG
- a CDS encoding TlyA family RNA methyltransferase, translating into MTPRKQRLDSLLVERHLCESRQQAQRWIRAGEVQVNHIPIDKPGTLVAVDATIQVKAKPAYVSRGGEKLAHALGVFPVVVRDRVCLDGGISTGGFTDCLLQAGAQLVYGIDVGYGQVDWKLRQDRRLILRERTNLRYLTPADLYTDDGPRPDLGVVDVSFISLTKVLPALWELLRPPRELIALIKPQFEVGRDRLGKKGVVRDAKARQEAVDQVITAAAALGWQCYGVTPSPILGPAGNQEFLAYFSDGANGVLENKMVSSS; encoded by the coding sequence ATGACTCCCCGAAAGCAACGCTTGGATAGTCTTCTTGTGGAGCGGCATCTGTGTGAGAGCCGCCAACAGGCACAACGCTGGATTCGTGCTGGCGAAGTTCAAGTCAACCATATTCCCATTGATAAGCCGGGGACGCTGGTGGCTGTGGATGCCACAATTCAGGTGAAAGCAAAACCCGCCTATGTTTCGCGGGGGGGTGAAAAGCTTGCCCATGCCCTGGGGGTCTTTCCGGTGGTGGTGCGCGATCGCGTGTGTTTGGATGGCGGTATTTCCACAGGCGGCTTTACGGATTGTCTGCTGCAAGCGGGAGCCCAATTGGTCTATGGCATTGATGTGGGCTATGGCCAAGTGGATTGGAAACTGCGCCAGGACCGGCGCCTTATTCTCAGGGAACGCACTAACCTGCGTTATCTAACCCCCGCTGATCTGTACACCGACGATGGACCCCGACCCGATCTGGGGGTGGTGGATGTCTCTTTTATTTCCTTAACCAAAGTGTTGCCGGCCCTATGGGAATTACTGCGGCCGCCGCGAGAGCTTATTGCTCTAATTAAGCCGCAATTTGAAGTGGGGCGCGATCGCCTCGGCAAAAAGGGTGTAGTGCGCGATGCCAAGGCGCGTCAAGAAGCGGTGGATCAGGTGATAACCGCAGCCGCAGCTTTGGGGTGGCAGTGCTACGGTGTCACTCCCTCGCCGATTTTGGGGCCTGCGGGCAATCAGGAATTCCTTGCCTACTTTTCCGATGGTGCGAATGGTGTCCTGGAAAACAAGATGGTATCATCCTCCTGA
- a CDS encoding DUF4359 domain-containing protein, with the protein MKVPLLSQIRARPLWCSGGAFLLLGIIAACLTNPTPADYQRHTATEINTFLLTQVCPEIINRNSGIAMVALEVCDQLESRPAEEIERYIAYNTQAYNLGVATLFVTELPIQTIWSLGLFGQIIPLRL; encoded by the coding sequence ATGAAAGTGCCTCTCCTTTCCCAAATCAGGGCACGCCCTCTCTGGTGCAGCGGTGGTGCCTTCTTGCTGTTGGGGATTATTGCGGCCTGCCTCACCAATCCCACCCCTGCCGACTATCAACGCCATACCGCAACGGAAATCAATACCTTCCTTTTGACTCAGGTGTGCCCAGAGATCATCAATCGCAATAGCGGCATAGCTATGGTGGCTTTGGAAGTCTGTGACCAACTCGAATCCCGCCCAGCAGAAGAGATTGAACGTTACATCGCCTACAACACCCAAGCCTATAACCTTGGCGTTGCCACCCTCTTTGTAACTGAACTGCCCATTCAAACCATCTGGAGCCTCGGCCTTTTTGGTCAAATTATTCCGCTAAGGCTATAA
- a CDS encoding alanine--glyoxylate aminotransferase family protein: MQDKSMLMIPGPTPVPESVLLSLSKHPIGHRSGDFSEIMAAVTAGLKWLHQTTNDVLILTASGTGAMEAGIINFLSAGDRVLVGCNGKFGDRWGEVCDAYGLKTERITAPWGQPLNPDDFKAALEADTAKTIKAVIVTHSETSTGVINDLEAINRHVKAHGQALIIVDAVTSLGAVNVPIDEWGLDVVGSGSQKGYMIPPGLAFVSVSAKAWEAYKTATLPKFYLDLGKYRKDAAKNTTPFTPPVNLFFALKTALEMMQAEGLDSIFARHQRLMQATRAAMKALNLPLYAPDDCASPAITAVAPQGVEAEKIRNLMKKRFDIALAGGQDHLKGQIFRIGHLGFVSDRDILAAISALEAVLGELGYSNFTPGAGVAAASRVLTAA, encoded by the coding sequence ATGCAAGATAAGTCGATGTTAATGATTCCGGGTCCAACGCCGGTGCCGGAATCGGTTCTTCTGTCTCTCAGTAAACATCCTATTGGCCATCGCAGCGGTGACTTTAGCGAGATCATGGCAGCGGTGACGGCAGGGTTGAAATGGCTGCATCAGACGACGAATGATGTGCTGATTTTGACGGCCAGCGGCACAGGGGCAATGGAAGCCGGGATCATTAACTTTCTCAGTGCGGGCGATCGCGTCCTGGTGGGCTGTAACGGCAAATTTGGCGATCGCTGGGGAGAAGTGTGCGATGCCTATGGCCTGAAGACGGAGCGCATTACTGCCCCTTGGGGACAACCCCTCAACCCCGATGACTTCAAAGCAGCCCTCGAGGCGGACACGGCTAAAACCATCAAAGCGGTAATTGTTACCCACAGCGAAACCTCAACGGGGGTGATCAACGACTTAGAAGCGATTAACCGCCATGTCAAAGCCCACGGCCAAGCCCTAATCATTGTGGATGCCGTCACCAGTCTTGGCGCTGTGAATGTCCCTATTGATGAGTGGGGACTGGATGTGGTTGGTTCTGGTTCCCAAAAGGGCTATATGATTCCACCGGGATTGGCCTTTGTCAGCGTTAGTGCCAAAGCATGGGAAGCCTACAAAACCGCAACGCTGCCCAAGTTCTATCTTGACCTTGGCAAATACCGCAAAGATGCCGCCAAAAACACAACCCCCTTTACGCCACCAGTGAATCTCTTTTTTGCCCTAAAGACGGCACTGGAGATGATGCAGGCGGAGGGTCTAGACAGTATCTTTGCTCGCCACCAGCGCTTGATGCAGGCCACCCGTGCGGCCATGAAGGCACTCAACTTGCCCCTCTATGCGCCGGATGACTGTGCCAGTCCCGCCATTACTGCCGTGGCACCCCAAGGGGTAGAGGCCGAAAAAATTCGCAACCTGATGAAAAAACGCTTTGACATTGCCCTCGCGGGGGGCCAAGATCACCTGAAGGGACAGATTTTCCGCATAGGTCACTTGGGCTTTGTTAGCGATCGCGATATTTTGGCAGCTATCAGTGCCCTCGAAGCTGTGCTGGGGGAATTGGGCTACAGCAACTTTACTCCAGGGGCCGGGGTGGCCGCCGCTAGTCGTGTATTGACCGCAGCCTAA
- a CDS encoding ABC transporter substrate-binding protein, translating into MAQRLLWGCLVLLLSLLLVACGGEGSRQGDHSLVIGTTARLRTLDPADAYENLAGLLLFNLGDRLYTYKGKDLIPQLATALPEVSEDGLTYRIPLRRGVYFHDGTPFNAAAMAFSLQRFMNSGGQPASLLAGRVKEIKAIAEDLLEIRLKEPFGALPHLLAFSGLCAVSPTAYGAAGNRFLPTQFVGTGPYRLAAYRTDGVRLEPFADYWGTKPENAGIRVQIFSSSANLYNAFRTGAVDVVIGALDPNQIRALKRQAPTKHWQVITGAGNAVTVLSINVRQPPWDQLAARQVLAASVNRQRLVERVFLGEAEPLYSLVPSLFPVSEPVFRDRYGDGDSSQIEHWLQNTTISPQQPLVVNLWYRANVPSNVLAATVLKASLERDLGDRVQVQLDSADSATIYRNLESGAYPLVLLDWYGDFYDADNYLEPFLSCDRGSVATGCERGASAAWGSFFYSPEANALIVASRREANPQRRGALLRQLQELNAEAVAFLPLWQSQTTLFAQPQLRGLALDVNQLFAFAPLRKNQ; encoded by the coding sequence GTGGCACAACGGCTACTGTGGGGATGTCTTGTACTGTTGCTGAGCCTGCTGCTGGTTGCCTGTGGCGGTGAGGGGTCGCGCCAAGGGGATCACAGTCTTGTCATTGGCACCACGGCTCGCCTGCGCACCCTTGACCCCGCTGATGCCTACGAAAACTTGGCGGGCCTGCTTCTGTTCAATTTGGGCGATCGCCTCTATACCTACAAAGGCAAAGACCTCATTCCCCAACTGGCCACTGCCTTACCCGAAGTTAGCGAAGATGGCCTCACCTACCGCATTCCCCTTCGGCGGGGGGTTTACTTCCACGATGGGACGCCCTTTAATGCTGCGGCCATGGCCTTTTCCCTGCAGCGATTTATGAATAGTGGTGGCCAGCCCGCCTCCCTGCTCGCAGGACGAGTCAAAGAAATTAAGGCGATCGCCGAGGACTTGCTGGAAATTCGCCTTAAGGAACCCTTTGGGGCTCTTCCCCATTTGTTGGCCTTTAGTGGTTTGTGTGCTGTTTCTCCTACGGCCTATGGCGCAGCGGGCAATCGCTTCTTGCCGACCCAATTTGTGGGCACAGGCCCTTACCGCCTAGCGGCCTACAGGACGGATGGGGTGCGCCTTGAACCCTTTGCTGACTATTGGGGCACCAAACCCGAAAATGCTGGCATTCGTGTGCAAATTTTCTCCAGTAGTGCCAATCTCTACAATGCCTTTCGCACGGGGGCAGTGGATGTGGTGATCGGTGCTCTCGATCCGAATCAAATTCGCGCCCTCAAGAGGCAAGCGCCAACGAAGCACTGGCAGGTAATTACGGGGGCAGGCAACGCTGTGACCGTCCTGAGCATCAATGTGCGCCAACCCCCTTGGGATCAATTGGCGGCGCGGCAGGTTTTGGCTGCGAGTGTCAATCGTCAGCGCCTCGTAGAACGAGTCTTTTTGGGGGAAGCAGAACCCCTGTACTCCTTAGTGCCGAGTTTATTTCCTGTGAGTGAGCCCGTCTTTCGCGATCGCTATGGAGACGGCGATTCTAGCCAAATAGAGCACTGGTTGCAGAACACGACTATTTCACCGCAGCAGCCCTTGGTGGTGAACCTTTGGTACCGTGCCAATGTTCCCAGTAATGTCTTGGCGGCAACGGTTCTGAAAGCCTCCCTAGAGCGGGATTTGGGCGATCGCGTTCAGGTGCAACTAGACAGTGCCGATTCCGCCACGATCTACCGCAATTTAGAAAGTGGAGCCTATCCCTTGGTCTTGCTCGACTGGTACGGTGATTTCTACGATGCCGATAACTACCTTGAACCCTTCCTGAGTTGCGATCGCGGTTCCGTAGCCACCGGCTGTGAAAGGGGTGCCAGTGCTGCGTGGGGGTCGTTTTTCTACAGTCCTGAGGCCAATGCTCTCATTGTTGCCAGTCGCCGTGAGGCCAATCCCCAACGCCGCGGCGCCCTCTTGCGTCAGCTTCAGGAACTCAATGCTGAGGCCGTGGCCTTTTTGCCCCTGTGGCAGAGTCAAACCACCCTCTTTGCCCAACCCCAGTTGCGGGGGTTAGCCCTTGATGTCAACCAGCTCTTTGCCTTTGCCCCCCTGCGGAAGAATCAATGA
- a CDS encoding DUF389 domain-containing protein: MKELFLHWLHQLQAFRYHRRKPESLDQLTRTLDVESRLSVPYIVLIVTSCAIATLGLLANSAAVIIGAMIIAPLMAPIRGLAFASLSGNIRLFREAAFALGTGTLLAIGISWLIGLFVRLEVYGSEIMARSQPTLLDLGIAVVAGVVSAYAIAEPRISNTLAGTAIAVALMPPVCTIGLGLAQGNARLTLGAILLYLTNLLGIALACMVFFVITGYIPLHRSRRPLLIAGALTAVLVVPLAISFSRLLQQARLQYQVRQALVRGTLTFQRLDLLSSETDWVSDPPIVLLNVRAREPVTPKQVRLMEEFIHQHMGRPFRLVLQVSSVQEVTAEESTP; the protein is encoded by the coding sequence ATGAAAGAACTCTTTCTCCATTGGTTGCATCAGCTACAAGCCTTCCGCTACCATCGCCGCAAGCCAGAAAGCCTCGATCAGCTGACCCGCACACTTGATGTGGAGTCCCGTTTGAGTGTTCCCTATATCGTCTTGATTGTCACCTCCTGCGCGATCGCCACCCTTGGGCTACTGGCCAATAGTGCAGCGGTGATTATTGGGGCAATGATTATCGCCCCCTTGATGGCACCCATTCGCGGGCTAGCCTTTGCCTCTTTAAGTGGGAATATCAGACTCTTTCGAGAGGCAGCTTTCGCTCTAGGTACAGGCACCTTACTTGCTATTGGGATATCATGGCTGATTGGCCTATTTGTGCGTCTTGAAGTGTATGGGAGTGAAATTATGGCTCGCTCCCAGCCTACGCTCCTTGATCTTGGTATTGCCGTCGTGGCCGGTGTTGTGAGTGCTTACGCGATCGCCGAGCCTCGTATTTCCAATACCTTAGCCGGAACTGCCATTGCGGTTGCCCTAATGCCACCAGTGTGCACGATTGGCCTAGGGCTTGCCCAAGGGAATGCCCGCCTCACCCTGGGGGCTATCCTGCTGTATCTCACCAATCTGCTGGGCATTGCCCTTGCCTGTATGGTTTTCTTTGTTATCACCGGCTACATTCCCCTCCACCGCAGTCGCCGTCCACTGCTTATTGCTGGGGCCTTAACGGCTGTCTTAGTCGTACCGCTGGCAATTAGTTTTAGTCGCCTTCTGCAACAGGCACGCCTCCAGTATCAGGTACGGCAAGCGCTGGTGCGGGGTACGCTCACGTTTCAGCGACTAGATTTACTGAGTAGCGAGACCGACTGGGTCAGTGATCCACCCATTGTGCTCCTGAATGTGCGGGCCCGTGAACCTGTGACACCCAAGCAAGTCAGGCTGATGGAAGAGTTTATCCATCAGCACATGGGTCGCCCTTTTCGCTTAGTCCTACAGGTGTCTAGTGTGCAAGAAGTAACCGCAGAAGAGTCAACGCCCTAG
- a CDS encoding type I glyceraldehyde-3-phosphate dehydrogenase, translated as MVRVAINGFGRIGRNFMRCWLQRKANSKLEIVGINDTSDPRTNAHLLKYDSMLGIFHDAEITADDDCIYAGGHAVKCVSDRNPENLPWSAWGIDLVIEATGVFTSREGASKHLSAGAKKVLITAPGKGNIPTYVVGVNHHTYDPSEDIVSNASCTTNCLAPIVKVLHETFGIQQGMMTTTHSYTGDQRLLDASHRDLRRARAAAMNIVPTSTGAAKAVGLVIPELQGKLNGIALRVPTPNVSVVDFVAQVEKPTIAEQVNQVIKEASETTMKGIIHYSELELVSSDYRGHNASSILDASLTMVLGGNLVKVVAWYDNEWGYSQRVLDLAEHMATHWA; from the coding sequence GTGGTTAGAGTCGCTATCAATGGTTTTGGGCGCATCGGTCGGAATTTCATGCGTTGCTGGTTACAGCGGAAAGCCAATAGCAAGCTAGAGATTGTAGGCATCAACGATACCTCCGATCCCCGCACCAATGCCCATTTGCTAAAGTATGACTCGATGTTAGGCATTTTCCATGATGCCGAAATCACTGCTGACGACGACTGTATCTATGCCGGCGGCCATGCGGTTAAATGCGTGTCTGATCGCAACCCTGAAAATCTGCCTTGGAGCGCTTGGGGGATTGATCTGGTCATTGAAGCCACGGGGGTCTTTACCAGCCGCGAGGGGGCAAGCAAACACCTGAGCGCCGGTGCGAAAAAAGTGCTGATCACAGCACCCGGCAAAGGCAATATCCCCACCTATGTGGTCGGGGTGAATCACCACACCTACGATCCCAGTGAGGATATCGTCAGCAATGCCAGTTGCACCACCAACTGCCTAGCCCCGATTGTCAAAGTGCTCCATGAAACCTTTGGCATCCAGCAGGGGATGATGACAACGACCCACAGTTACACCGGGGATCAACGCCTGCTCGATGCGAGTCACCGCGATCTGCGGCGAGCCCGGGCAGCAGCGATGAACATTGTGCCCACTTCTACGGGGGCTGCTAAGGCAGTCGGGCTGGTGATTCCCGAGTTGCAAGGGAAGCTGAACGGGATTGCCCTGCGGGTACCCACCCCCAATGTTTCTGTGGTGGACTTTGTTGCTCAGGTGGAAAAACCCACCATTGCTGAGCAGGTCAACCAAGTGATCAAGGAGGCCTCTGAAACCACTATGAAGGGGATTATCCACTACAGTGAACTGGAGCTTGTGTCTTCCGACTATCGGGGTCACAATGCCTCCTCAATTTTGGATGCGTCCCTAACGATGGTGCTGGGGGGTAATTTGGTAAAAGTGGTAGCTTGGTACGATAACGAGTGGGGCTATAGCCAGCGGGTTCTGGACTTGGCAGAGCACATGGCCACCCACTGGGCTTAG
- a CDS encoding ATP-binding protein translates to MYVAPQWQTLAFPSTLFLQPILEILISDLPPQYKDEIRLGLQEALVNAARHGNQLNPEKLVLVRYTFAPDQCWWVITDQGDGFSPPSNVSETADELLPAADCECGRGLFLIYAIFDEVYWNAQGTELRLCKYLTPTDQNRLS, encoded by the coding sequence ATGTACGTTGCGCCTCAGTGGCAGACCCTAGCATTTCCCTCGACACTTTTTCTCCAACCCATCCTCGAGATTCTCATCAGTGATCTTCCCCCCCAATACAAAGACGAAATTAGGCTCGGCCTCCAAGAAGCCCTCGTTAATGCGGCTCGCCACGGCAATCAACTCAACCCCGAGAAGTTAGTTCTGGTGCGTTATACCTTTGCGCCTGATCAGTGCTGGTGGGTGATTACGGATCAGGGGGATGGCTTCTCCCCCCCCAGTAATGTTTCTGAAACCGCTGATGAGTTGTTGCCAGCCGCCGACTGTGAATGTGGTCGGGGCTTATTTTTAATCTATGCGATCTTTGATGAGGTCTATTGGAATGCCCAGGGTACTGAACTGAGGCTGTGCAAGTATCTCACCCCAACCGATCAGAATCGCTTGAGCTAG
- a CDS encoding AAA-like domain-containing protein: MIGKTLGGRYKLIRVLGAGNFGQTFLAEDVHRPIRAKCVVKYLRPARRDAAFLPLARSLFQREAQILERLGTHDQIPRLLAYFEEDNEFYLVQDFVEGQVLRQELLPGCAWSEARVIELLQDALGVLSFVHECGVIHRDVKPDNLIRRQLDHRLVLIDFGAVKEMGVSIGGGTLVGDANPQTIAIGTPGYMAPEQAQGRPRPASDLYSLGMVAVQALTGLSPLQLTQNPYGCWCWQATEPVSDRLVQFVNKLIHPSPYERFATAADALASLQQVEVPKSFWFRLGKFLRTPVQDLWRSPKAGEAPPRPLPPVSTLPPKATEPKPLSSPPAATAAFPNQGRRIFISHSSHGTDLQLASALQEALQKAGHQPFMASQSIRLGEAWAQRIDQELKQCDFFVLLLSQTAAQSEMVLEEVRTVKQLQAHRGDRRPFILPVRVNFPLDMPLNYELRGYLHRLQQRFWRSPADTDTLLQEILDLVNATTAPVATSSDAPQETIAEPDQKNTFVGDSAPVPVAEPELPEGQVEVASAFYIERPPIEQRCRETLLQPGSLIRIKAPRQMGKTSLMARLLYRATQEGYGTVPLSFQLADAQVFSDLEKLLRWLCASVGRRLGLENRLNEYWDDIFGSKYNCTAYFEEYLLPNCQKPGTQFEGRPLVLGLDEVDRVFEYPEVASDFFGLLRAWHEEGKNRDIWRNLRLIVVHGTEVYIPLDINQSPFNVGLAIDLPEFTQAQIAELCRLHGLSLSEEQLQDLQHLVGGHPYLIRLSLYHLARQDLTWQELMANAASETGLYRDHLRRQWWHLQQQKDLVPAFRKILQADNGSVVDSTIGFKLHSLGLITLEGNLAKVRCDLYRRYFGDRLH, encoded by the coding sequence ATGATTGGGAAAACCCTTGGCGGGCGCTATAAACTCATTCGAGTCTTGGGAGCTGGGAATTTTGGCCAAACGTTTCTGGCAGAGGATGTTCATCGGCCTATTCGGGCCAAGTGTGTTGTTAAATACCTGCGCCCTGCCCGTAGGGATGCGGCCTTTCTCCCCTTGGCGCGATCGCTCTTTCAGCGCGAGGCACAAATTCTAGAGCGGCTGGGCACTCATGACCAAATCCCCCGCCTCCTTGCCTACTTTGAGGAGGACAACGAGTTTTACCTTGTCCAAGACTTCGTTGAGGGTCAAGTCCTACGGCAGGAATTGTTGCCGGGCTGTGCGTGGTCAGAGGCACGGGTGATTGAGCTGCTCCAAGATGCCCTCGGAGTTCTCAGCTTTGTGCATGAATGTGGTGTCATCCACCGTGATGTTAAACCCGATAACTTAATTCGTCGCCAGTTGGATCACCGCTTGGTCCTCATTGATTTTGGTGCTGTGAAGGAAATGGGGGTCTCCATTGGCGGCGGTACCTTAGTGGGAGATGCGAATCCGCAGACGATCGCCATTGGCACACCGGGGTATATGGCACCAGAGCAAGCCCAAGGACGGCCCCGCCCGGCCAGCGATCTCTATTCCTTGGGAATGGTGGCTGTACAGGCATTAACGGGGTTGAGTCCCCTGCAACTCACCCAAAACCCCTACGGCTGTTGGTGTTGGCAAGCCACTGAACCGGTGAGCGATCGCCTAGTGCAGTTTGTCAATAAGCTCATTCACCCTTCTCCCTATGAACGCTTTGCTACGGCTGCCGATGCCCTTGCCAGTCTGCAACAGGTAGAGGTGCCCAAATCTTTTTGGTTTCGCCTTGGCAAATTTCTCAGAACTCCCGTTCAAGACCTCTGGCGATCGCCAAAGGCAGGTGAGGCGCCACCCCGTCCACTACCCCCTGTTTCCACGCTACCCCCCAAAGCCACCGAACCCAAACCGCTGTCCTCACCACCGGCAGCCACCGCCGCCTTTCCCAACCAAGGTCGCCGTATTTTTATCAGTCACTCCAGTCACGGCACCGATTTGCAATTGGCAAGTGCGCTCCAAGAGGCCTTGCAAAAGGCGGGTCACCAACCCTTTATGGCTAGCCAAAGTATCCGTCTCGGGGAAGCATGGGCACAGCGGATTGATCAGGAGCTCAAACAGTGTGATTTTTTTGTTCTGTTGCTCTCGCAAACGGCAGCTCAAAGTGAAATGGTGCTCGAGGAAGTCCGCACCGTCAAACAGTTGCAAGCCCACCGGGGCGATCGCCGTCCCTTTATCTTGCCTGTGCGGGTCAATTTTCCGCTGGATATGCCCTTGAACTATGAGTTGCGGGGCTACCTGCATCGACTGCAACAGCGCTTCTGGCGATCGCCAGCGGATACCGACACCCTGCTGCAAGAAATTCTCGACTTGGTGAATGCGACCACGGCCCCTGTGGCCACCAGTAGCGATGCCCCCCAAGAAACCATTGCTGAACCCGATCAAAAGAATACATTCGTTGGTGATAGTGCCCCTGTTCCCGTGGCTGAGCCAGAACTGCCGGAAGGGCAAGTGGAAGTGGCCTCGGCGTTTTATATTGAGCGGCCTCCTATTGAGCAGCGTTGTCGGGAAACCCTCTTGCAACCCGGCTCCCTGATTCGCATCAAAGCTCCCCGCCAAATGGGCAAAACCTCACTCATGGCACGGCTGCTCTACCGCGCCACCCAAGAGGGCTATGGCACTGTTCCTCTCAGTTTCCAACTGGCGGATGCCCAAGTCTTCAGTGATTTGGAAAAACTACTGCGTTGGCTCTGTGCCAGTGTTGGACGGCGCCTAGGGCTAGAAAACCGCCTCAATGAGTATTGGGATGACATTTTTGGCAGTAAATATAACTGCACTGCCTATTTTGAGGAGTATCTCTTACCCAATTGCCAGAAACCGGGGACACAATTTGAGGGTCGCCCCCTTGTTCTCGGCCTAGACGAAGTGGATCGGGTGTTTGAATATCCGGAAGTGGCCAGTGATTTCTTTGGCCTGTTGCGGGCATGGCATGAGGAGGGCAAAAACCGCGATATTTGGCGCAATCTCCGTCTAATTGTGGTGCATGGCACCGAGGTTTACATTCCCCTGGATATTAACCAATCTCCCTTTAACGTTGGCTTAGCCATTGATCTGCCGGAATTCACCCAAGCACAAATTGCTGAGTTGTGCCGCCTTCACGGCCTGAGTCTCTCAGAAGAGCAGCTTCAAGACCTTCAGCACTTGGTGGGGGGGCATCCCTACCTGATTCGTCTGAGTCTTTATCATCTCGCCCGCCAAGACCTCACATGGCAGGAGCTAATGGCCAATGCAGCCTCAGAAACGGGGTTATATCGAGATCACCTGCGGCGACAGTGGTGGCATCTCCAGCAGCAAAAAGACCTGGTACCCGCCTTTAGGAAGATTCTGCAAGCAGACAACGGCAGTGTTGTTGATAGCACTATTGGCTTTAAGCTCCACAGTTTGGGACTGATTACCCTAGAGGGGAATTTGGCTAAGGTGCGCTGTGATCTTTACCGCCGCTATTTTGGCGATCGCCTGCATTAG
- a CDS encoding MEKHLA domain-containing protein, whose protein sequence is MEPWLQPAALRQARRICVSFQRWTGRSLLPNPAEDDWSLGQQLFDWSQPVLSHGSEADPILNYGNQAALTLWEYLWTEWVQLPSRFTAEPMAQAERSTLLAQAARQGYTSHYSGIRISRTGRRFRIENACIWTVLDEAGNPVGQAATFDHWRFL, encoded by the coding sequence ATGGAACCTTGGTTACAGCCAGCAGCACTCCGGCAGGCACGACGCATTTGTGTCAGTTTTCAGCGCTGGACGGGGCGATCGCTCCTCCCCAATCCTGCTGAGGATGACTGGAGCCTAGGGCAGCAATTGTTTGACTGGTCCCAGCCTGTTCTATCCCATGGGAGTGAGGCAGATCCAATTCTCAATTACGGCAACCAAGCTGCCCTCACCCTCTGGGAATACCTTTGGACGGAATGGGTGCAGCTTCCCTCCCGCTTTACGGCTGAACCGATGGCTCAAGCTGAACGGTCAACACTCCTAGCCCAGGCTGCTCGCCAAGGGTATACCAGTCACTACAGTGGCATTCGTATCTCCCGCACGGGGCGACGGTTTCGCATTGAAAATGCTTGCATTTGGACAGTCCTAGATGAGGCAGGCAACCCAGTGGGACAAGCTGCCACCTTTGATCACTGGCGTTTTCTGTAG